From the uncultured Trichococcus sp. genome, one window contains:
- a CDS encoding beta-glucoside-specific PTS transporter subunit IIABC: protein MSKKYEKLAQDIVEQLGGKDNITDAYHCQTRLRFKLADESKLNKDKLEALDGVTKYLSNAGVHQVVIGTHVKDVFDEVEKKIDIVSSNDSVPEKKGPVSAFIDFVSGTFQPVIPALSGAGMVKAVLALLVVFKVITNESQTYYMLNLFADGVFFFLPMILAFTVAQKLRCNPILAASVAAMMLHPNWGALVTAGEPVNFFGIIPFRLASYSGSVIPILIVIFCQSYVEKYLRKIIPKSVELVFVPMLTFLIMGTLAFSILGPIGSIIGGYLASFFTFLSVNASWVPAVLIGGFLPIMVMFGLHNGVAPLGVMQMAELGYDSIFGPGALVSNIAQATAAAVVAFRTKDKKIKQLATSSSITAYMGITEPALYGVNLPKKYPLISAMIGGASGGLYAGLTNTHRFATGSSGLPAVLLYIGDDTMKYFWNIIIALIISAVVTAILTYILSFKFEKDEVIGETPEIKAVILEDTRLNSPVPGTVIPLSEVEDEAFASEALGKGFAVEPSEGKVFAPFDGKVVALFPTKHAVGLVSDAGTEILIHVGLNTVELKGKYFDALVEVGQEVTKGQLLLTFDIKKIQEAGYSTQVPVVVTNTPQYSSVDTIAQGKVSKAEDVLVIKV from the coding sequence ATGAGTAAAAAATATGAAAAATTAGCTCAGGATATTGTTGAGCAACTTGGTGGAAAAGACAATATCACGGATGCATATCATTGCCAAACAAGATTACGGTTCAAATTAGCGGATGAATCAAAGCTGAATAAAGATAAGCTTGAGGCGTTAGATGGTGTTACTAAGTATCTAAGTAATGCCGGTGTACATCAAGTTGTCATCGGCACTCATGTGAAAGATGTTTTTGATGAAGTCGAGAAGAAAATTGATATTGTCTCTTCAAATGATAGCGTTCCAGAAAAAAAGGGTCCGGTTTCGGCCTTCATTGATTTCGTATCAGGCACATTCCAACCGGTTATTCCCGCATTATCTGGAGCAGGGATGGTTAAAGCAGTTTTAGCACTTTTAGTTGTTTTTAAAGTCATTACAAATGAGTCTCAAACATACTATATGTTAAATCTGTTCGCAGATGGGGTATTCTTCTTCTTGCCGATGATTTTAGCATTTACGGTAGCTCAAAAATTAAGATGTAATCCTATTTTAGCAGCGTCAGTAGCTGCAATGATGCTGCATCCAAACTGGGGAGCGCTTGTAACAGCGGGAGAACCTGTGAATTTCTTTGGGATTATTCCGTTCCGTCTAGCTTCATACTCTGGATCAGTTATTCCAATCTTAATTGTTATTTTCTGTCAGTCTTATGTCGAGAAATATTTACGAAAAATTATTCCGAAATCAGTGGAACTTGTATTTGTACCAATGTTGACATTCCTTATCATGGGAACCCTTGCATTTTCAATCTTAGGGCCAATCGGCAGTATTATTGGTGGCTATTTAGCTTCATTCTTTACTTTCCTGAGTGTAAATGCAAGCTGGGTGCCTGCAGTTTTGATCGGTGGTTTCCTTCCGATTATGGTCATGTTCGGTTTGCATAATGGTGTAGCACCATTGGGCGTAATGCAAATGGCTGAGCTCGGATATGATAGTATTTTTGGACCCGGTGCATTAGTATCAAATATTGCTCAGGCGACTGCGGCTGCAGTTGTAGCGTTCAGAACAAAAGATAAAAAAATAAAACAACTTGCTACATCAAGTTCAATCACGGCTTATATGGGGATTACAGAACCCGCTTTGTATGGTGTGAACTTACCTAAAAAATATCCATTGATTTCTGCCATGATCGGTGGGGCATCAGGTGGATTATACGCAGGGTTAACAAATACGCACCGATTTGCAACAGGTTCTTCCGGATTGCCTGCAGTGCTCTTGTATATCGGTGACGATACAATGAAATATTTCTGGAACATTATCATTGCCTTAATCATTTCAGCAGTGGTCACTGCAATTCTGACGTATATTTTAAGTTTCAAATTTGAAAAAGATGAAGTCATTGGCGAAACTCCAGAAATTAAGGCAGTTATTTTGGAAGATACTCGTTTGAATAGTCCGGTTCCAGGAACTGTTATTCCTTTGAGTGAAGTTGAAGATGAAGCGTTTGCTTCGGAAGCGTTAGGAAAAGGTTTTGCAGTTGAACCGTCAGAAGGTAAAGTATTTGCACCATTTGATGGGAAGGTAGTTGCGCTTTTTCCTACCAAACATGCTGTTGGCCTCGTATCTGATGCCGGTACAGAAATTTTGATTCATGTAGGCTTAAATACGGTTGAGTTGAAAGGGAAATATTTTGATGCCTTGGTTGAAGTTGGCCAAGAAGTGACTAAAGGTCAATTATTGCTGACTTTTGACATAAAGAAAATTCAAGAAGCTGGGTATTCTACTCAAGTTCCAGTCGTTGTAACAAACACTCCACAATATTCATCTGTTGATACAATTGCGCAAGGAAAGGTCAGCAAAGCGGAGGATGTACTGGTAATCAAAGTTTAA
- a CDS encoding MurR/RpiR family transcriptional regulator, translated as MYLFQRIEEAVFKQNDARRTIGEFLLANREQLPKYSMDEIAKFTYTSKATLVRFAKYFDYSGWTEFMYAFTHEVAHFEENTFEVDSNIPFSRSADTLEIIENLANLRIQTIKETSSLMSTDDLSRAAKIIGQAKTIIIYGRSPNSYFGELFKRNLNAIHKKAFMADSDESGLISNTLSSEDCAVIISYSGNNADTYPMQNVKWLLKNRVPIISVTSGGENYLRDYSTIVLNISSREKLYSKISNFATEESILFILNVLYAKIFSLDYDNNMEMKIQNSRTLETHRKTTFKDISEEF; from the coding sequence GTGTATCTTTTTCAAAGAATTGAAGAAGCTGTATTTAAGCAGAATGATGCAAGAAGAACAATTGGCGAATTTTTGTTGGCTAATCGAGAACAGTTACCTAAATACTCAATGGATGAAATTGCAAAATTTACGTATACTTCCAAAGCTACTTTAGTACGATTCGCTAAATATTTCGACTATTCTGGATGGACTGAATTTATGTATGCTTTTACTCATGAAGTGGCTCATTTTGAAGAAAATACATTTGAAGTAGATTCTAATATTCCGTTCTCTCGTTCAGCAGATACATTGGAAATTATTGAAAATCTAGCAAATTTAAGGATTCAAACAATTAAAGAAACAAGTTCTTTAATGTCAACAGATGATTTAAGCAGAGCTGCTAAAATTATTGGCCAAGCAAAAACTATTATTATTTACGGAAGAAGTCCCAATTCGTATTTTGGCGAATTGTTCAAGCGAAATTTAAATGCCATTCATAAAAAGGCTTTTATGGCAGATAGCGATGAATCAGGACTTATTTCTAACACGTTGTCCAGTGAAGATTGTGCAGTGATCATCTCTTATTCTGGCAATAATGCGGATACTTATCCGATGCAAAATGTTAAGTGGCTTTTAAAGAACCGTGTCCCCATCATAAGTGTCACTAGCGGCGGAGAAAATTATCTTAGGGACTATTCCACAATCGTTTTGAATATTTCAAGCAGAGAAAAACTATATTCTAAGATTTCTAATTTTGCTACAGAAGAATCAATCCTATTCATATTGAATGTCTTATATGCAAAAATTTTTTCTTTAGATTACGATAACAACATGGAAATGAAAATTCAAAATTCACGGACTTTGGAAACACACAGAAAGACTACATTCAAAGATATTTCTGAGGAATTTTAA
- a CDS encoding MalY/PatB family protein, with translation MPFDFDQIIDRRNTNSYKWEVKADELPMWVADMDFGTAPAVVDAIEKRIRQGAFGYNTVPDSFRESISRWWQRRHQFAMEKEWILYCTGVVPAISSIVRKMTEIGDDIVVLSPVYNIFYNSILNNGRKVLASELRYEDGSYAIDYADLEEKLARETTSLFIFCNPHNPIGKVWDRPTLERIAELCIKHDVLVVSDEIHCDLTHIGHAYIPFASLSEEIADRTITCIAPTKAFNIAGLQTAAIVVPNPEIRKLVDRGINTDEVAEPNTFAIQAAEAAFDEGEEWLEELREYLELNRKFLVGSLKQLVPEVHVIEAEATYLAWIDCSAITEDTKELCAFIREKTGLYLSAGDIFGGNGSRFVRWNYACPKALLEDGIQRFAEGVGLYREEIPGK, from the coding sequence ATGCCATTCGATTTTGACCAGATCATCGACAGACGGAACACCAACTCTTACAAGTGGGAAGTCAAAGCGGACGAGCTGCCGATGTGGGTGGCGGACATGGACTTCGGAACGGCGCCTGCTGTTGTCGACGCCATCGAAAAGCGGATTCGGCAAGGCGCTTTCGGCTACAATACCGTCCCTGACAGTTTTCGGGAAAGCATCAGCCGTTGGTGGCAGAGGCGGCACCAGTTCGCGATGGAAAAGGAGTGGATCCTCTATTGCACGGGTGTCGTTCCGGCCATCTCTTCGATCGTTCGGAAAATGACGGAAATAGGCGATGATATTGTCGTCCTTTCGCCGGTCTACAACATCTTTTACAATTCCATCCTGAACAACGGCCGGAAAGTATTGGCGAGCGAATTGCGCTATGAAGACGGAAGCTACGCCATCGATTATGCGGACTTGGAAGAAAAACTCGCCCGCGAAACGACTTCGCTGTTCATCTTCTGCAACCCTCATAATCCAATCGGAAAAGTCTGGGATCGGCCGACTCTGGAACGGATTGCCGAACTATGCATCAAACATGATGTGCTGGTCGTAAGCGACGAGATCCATTGTGATCTGACGCATATCGGCCACGCGTACATCCCGTTTGCCTCCCTTTCCGAGGAGATTGCTGACCGGACGATCACGTGCATTGCGCCGACAAAAGCTTTCAATATCGCCGGGCTGCAGACAGCTGCAATCGTTGTCCCGAATCCTGAAATCAGAAAACTGGTGGACAGAGGAATCAATACGGACGAGGTGGCGGAACCGAATACTTTCGCAATCCAAGCGGCTGAAGCGGCTTTCGACGAAGGGGAGGAATGGTTGGAAGAACTGCGGGAATATCTGGAACTGAACCGGAAATTTCTGGTTGGTTCTTTGAAGCAACTTGTGCCCGAAGTCCATGTGATCGAGGCTGAGGCAACCTATCTGGCTTGGATCGATTGCTCAGCGATAACGGAGGACACGAAGGAGCTGTGCGCGTTCATCAGGGAGAAAACCGGACTGTATCTTTCCGCAGGGGATATCTTCGGCGGAAACGGCTCGCGCTTTGTCCGCTGGAATTACGCCTGCCCGAAGGCTCTTCTGGAGGACGGTATCCAACGCTTCGCCGAAGGTGTGGGATTGTACAGAGAAGAAATTCCCGGTAAATAA
- a CDS encoding DUF3737 family protein, with protein MEHLNQQLFTGERALFKGKDLQISHSVFADGESPLKESSNIALDNTIFRWKYPLWYARNIQANNITLVETARSGIWYTNGITIADSMIQAPKTFRRATDITLERVEMPNAQETLWNCNDITLKHVNAAGDYFAMNSENIHIEHFTLSGNYAFDGAKNIEISHAKLLSKDAFWNCENVVVRDSTIIGEYLGWNSKNITFIDCIIESNQGMCYMENVKMENCTIINTDLAFEYSTVDVQANSRIDSVKNPISGTITTAGIGELILDDPEIAAENTKYQLAEEQEYAIRF; from the coding sequence ATGGAACATCTTAATCAACAGCTATTCACCGGGGAAAGGGCTCTATTCAAAGGAAAAGACCTGCAGATCAGCCATTCTGTCTTTGCGGACGGGGAGTCCCCTTTGAAGGAAAGCAGCAACATCGCACTCGACAACACGATCTTCCGTTGGAAATATCCTTTGTGGTATGCGCGGAACATCCAGGCAAACAACATCACTTTAGTGGAAACAGCGCGTTCCGGCATTTGGTATACCAATGGCATCACCATCGCCGACAGCATGATCCAAGCGCCCAAGACATTCCGAAGAGCAACTGATATCACGCTGGAACGAGTGGAAATGCCAAATGCGCAAGAAACGTTGTGGAACTGCAACGACATCACGCTGAAACACGTCAACGCAGCGGGCGATTATTTTGCGATGAACAGCGAAAATATCCATATCGAGCACTTTACGCTGTCGGGGAACTATGCCTTTGACGGGGCGAAGAATATCGAAATTTCGCATGCCAAGTTGCTTTCAAAAGACGCTTTCTGGAATTGCGAGAATGTGGTCGTCAGGGATTCGACGATCATCGGCGAATATTTGGGTTGGAATTCCAAGAATATCACCTTCATCGATTGCATCATCGAGAGCAACCAGGGCATGTGCTACATGGAAAACGTGAAGATGGAGAATTGTACAATCATCAACACGGATCTGGCGTTCGAATATTCGACGGTCGATGTTCAAGCGAACAGCCGCATCGACAGCGTCAAGAATCCGATCAGTGGCACGATAACCACTGCCGGAATCGGAGAACTGATCCTGGATGACCCGGAAATCGCTGCCGAGAACACCAAATACCAGCTTGCGGAGGAACAGGAATATGCCATTCGATTTTGA